Proteins encoded in a region of the Halodesulfovibrio marinisediminis DSM 17456 genome:
- a CDS encoding lysophospholipid acyltransferase family protein, translating into MFIWFYGRVWMEFLRPFGRVRKEGLQKERVPTPCVFVANHLSFFDVYCMGTLPVTNFSIVVRAWPFKMWFYAPFMRAAKYLNSEQLDQDEFMAQCRDVIDRGGSILFFPEGHRSRDGELGRFYSGAFKVALDNDVPIVPLAISGTDKLLPRGQWAMRPAEIVVEGLEPVYPRQFMHEDVPHLAMRKYVKQAIAAARKRR; encoded by the coding sequence ATGTTTATCTGGTTTTACGGCAGAGTCTGGATGGAGTTCTTGAGACCTTTTGGACGGGTTCGTAAAGAAGGCTTGCAAAAGGAACGTGTACCGACACCTTGTGTTTTTGTGGCTAATCATTTGTCATTTTTTGATGTGTATTGCATGGGGACACTGCCTGTAACAAACTTTTCTATTGTTGTTCGCGCATGGCCGTTTAAGATGTGGTTTTATGCTCCTTTTATGCGGGCAGCCAAGTATTTGAACAGCGAGCAGCTTGATCAGGATGAGTTTATGGCACAATGCCGTGATGTCATCGACAGGGGAGGGAGTATTCTCTTTTTCCCTGAAGGGCATAGAAGCCGCGACGGAGAACTGGGCAGGTTTTATTCAGGGGCCTTTAAGGTGGCTCTAGACAATGATGTTCCTATTGTTCCGCTTGCTATATCCGGTACGGATAAACTGTTGCCCAGAGGGCAATGGGCAATGCGGCCGGCAGAGATCGTGGTTGAAGGGTTGGAACCGGTCTATCCTCGTCAGTTTATGCATGAAGATGTGCCCCATCTTGCGATGCGAAAATATGTTAAGCAGGCCATAGCTGCTGCCCGTAAACGACGGTAG
- a CDS encoding acyl carrier protein, protein MTEKEVIEIANAALAEEFELEMEQMVPEARFNDDLGLDSLDAVDMVVVLEQEFGFKLRDNQALREIRTLDDLHKYILRKKSELEG, encoded by the coding sequence ATGACCGAGAAGGAAGTAATTGAGATTGCGAATGCCGCACTTGCGGAAGAGTTTGAACTTGAAATGGAACAGATGGTTCCTGAAGCTCGTTTTAACGATGATCTGGGCTTAGACAGTCTTGATGCTGTTGATATGGTTGTTGTTTTGGAGCAGGAGTTTGGATTTAAGTTACGTGATAATCAGGCACTGAGAGAAATTCGCACTCTTGATGATTTACATAAATATATTTTGCGAAAGAAAAGCGAGCTTGAAGGGTAG
- a CDS encoding beta-ketoacyl-[acyl-carrier-protein] synthase family protein, giving the protein MYSRRVVITGMGAVSPFGAGVESMWDGLVAGDSAVGELPSGTEISGLSVRAAGMVPPVNVKVIPRQYRRSMSRMTQYAVLAAQEALTQANISDAVLASGRLGVCVGSTIGSADALEEFFTEYVKENSLEAIRSTTFFKVMGHTVAANLAQVLGVTGRVEAPSAACASGCQAIGLAYESIAYGRQDVMLCGGADEFSPLTAATFGLMNAASSSDVTSPEASSRPFDSSRDGIVCAEGAGLLIVESLEHAQARGANILAEIVGFACNSSPSSIANPDANSIKTCIELALKDASVSPADVDYISAHATGTEQGDIAEATAIAEIFTSMPMISSLKGHMGHTMAASGALESIASVLMITNDIIVPTRNLTEVDPRCGAVNLPVVNHNQAVSTVVKNSFALGGINSVLVIRNAT; this is encoded by the coding sequence ATGTATTCGAGAAGAGTAGTAATTACAGGCATGGGAGCCGTCTCTCCTTTTGGCGCCGGTGTCGAGAGTATGTGGGATGGGCTTGTGGCTGGTGACTCAGCTGTTGGTGAGTTGCCGTCTGGCACTGAAATTTCTGGGTTGAGTGTCCGTGCTGCTGGTATGGTTCCGCCTGTGAATGTTAAAGTAATTCCCCGTCAGTATCGTCGTTCGATGTCGCGCATGACGCAGTACGCTGTACTGGCTGCTCAGGAAGCTTTGACTCAGGCAAACATTTCTGACGCGGTTCTAGCTTCTGGAAGATTAGGAGTTTGTGTTGGCTCCACTATAGGAAGTGCGGATGCTTTAGAAGAGTTTTTTACTGAGTATGTAAAAGAAAATAGTCTGGAAGCTATTCGTTCTACAACATTTTTTAAAGTGATGGGGCATACTGTAGCTGCCAACCTCGCCCAAGTGCTAGGTGTTACTGGACGTGTAGAAGCTCCTTCTGCAGCTTGTGCTTCCGGATGTCAGGCAATCGGACTTGCCTATGAGAGCATTGCATATGGCAGGCAGGATGTCATGCTGTGTGGTGGAGCTGATGAGTTTAGTCCGCTTACTGCTGCTACTTTTGGTCTGATGAATGCTGCTTCATCCAGTGACGTAACCTCTCCAGAAGCATCATCTCGCCCGTTTGATAGTAGTCGTGATGGAATTGTTTGTGCTGAGGGAGCAGGTTTGCTTATTGTTGAAAGCCTGGAACATGCGCAAGCCCGTGGTGCGAATATTCTTGCCGAGATTGTAGGCTTTGCCTGCAATAGCTCTCCAAGCAGCATAGCTAATCCAGACGCTAACTCCATTAAAACATGTATTGAACTTGCGTTGAAAGACGCTTCTGTATCACCTGCAGACGTTGATTATATCAGTGCTCACGCTACGGGCACCGAGCAGGGGGATATTGCAGAAGCGACTGCCATAGCTGAGATATTTACCTCTATGCCGATGATTAGCAGTTTAAAAGGGCATATGGGCCATACAATGGCAGCCAGTGGGGCACTTGAAAGCATTGCATCTGTGTTGATGATAACCAATGACATCATTGTTCCTACCCGTAACCTCACTGAGGTTGATCCACGGTGCGGAGCCGTGAATTTGCCTGTTGTAAATCATAATCAGGCGGTTAGCACCGTCGTTAAAAACAGTTTTGCCCTCGGGGGCATTAATTCTGTACTAGTTATAAGGAATGCTACATGA
- a CDS encoding phytoene desaturase family protein, translated as MQYDVIIIGGGCSGLTAAITLAKLGQRVAVVEKDKRLAPLLRGFSRQGVHFDTGVHYVGGLGSGGVLESYFRFLGIDDVERKELRPACANIFKFLDSSREIAFPHGADSFVSMLMEEFPEEADGIVSFWERVEKTAAQSPFLNLQHSLDEDALIPDLDVPSVADEARRATANPYLQTAFSLHALLYGVSPEQARFDAHAYTLASYVHSAHSFPGGGKVLADALEKRARELGCDVYCGKGVERILVDDGSVAGVQFTDGNTIHSRQCVYTGHPALLPDLLPEGAVRPQWAKRLKRLEDTAQAMVLFAIADHPVELLTDSNVFLCTAPCVEKFFEADEGVIYLAGGEPLPDGRQAITVVTAAPTEAFSEWQATSYGNRPDAYHKEKERIGKAIWQRVQDGCPELRDGVSLVDVATPLTMQHWVASPTGSLYGVRHCIDQISPMPMTKVKGLGLAGQSVLLPGVLGAMVSAFVTCGCLVGMKELHKELRACIREE; from the coding sequence ATGCAGTATGATGTGATCATAATCGGTGGCGGGTGTTCTGGGCTGACAGCTGCCATCACTCTTGCGAAATTGGGACAACGTGTTGCTGTTGTCGAGAAGGATAAGCGGCTTGCTCCCTTACTGCGTGGATTTAGCAGGCAAGGGGTACATTTTGATACAGGCGTTCACTATGTCGGTGGACTTGGCTCAGGCGGGGTGCTGGAGTCTTATTTTAGATTCTTAGGCATTGATGATGTTGAACGGAAGGAACTGAGACCTGCTTGCGCTAATATTTTCAAATTTCTGGACTCATCCCGCGAAATAGCTTTTCCGCATGGTGCTGATTCGTTTGTATCTATGCTTATGGAAGAATTCCCTGAAGAAGCGGACGGGATTGTCTCTTTTTGGGAACGTGTGGAAAAAACCGCAGCGCAGTCTCCTTTTCTGAACTTACAGCACTCACTTGATGAAGATGCACTGATCCCTGACTTGGACGTTCCAAGCGTGGCGGATGAAGCCCGTAGGGCGACAGCGAACCCGTATCTGCAAACGGCATTTTCCTTGCATGCGTTACTGTATGGTGTTTCGCCTGAGCAGGCGCGTTTCGACGCACATGCCTACACTCTCGCATCGTATGTGCATTCCGCACACTCATTTCCCGGTGGGGGCAAGGTTCTGGCTGATGCGCTTGAAAAGAGAGCACGTGAGCTAGGCTGTGATGTCTATTGCGGAAAGGGTGTTGAGCGTATTTTGGTGGATGACGGTAGTGTTGCCGGTGTGCAGTTTACCGATGGTAACACGATTCACAGCAGGCAGTGTGTCTATACCGGTCATCCGGCTTTGTTGCCAGACCTGTTACCGGAAGGTGCTGTACGTCCCCAATGGGCAAAGCGGCTGAAACGTTTGGAGGATACAGCTCAGGCAATGGTTCTATTTGCTATTGCTGATCATCCTGTGGAACTTCTTACGGACAGTAACGTATTTCTTTGCACTGCTCCTTGTGTAGAAAAATTTTTTGAAGCGGATGAAGGAGTTATTTATCTGGCAGGCGGTGAGCCTTTGCCGGATGGACGACAAGCCATAACAGTAGTAACGGCTGCTCCAACTGAAGCTTTCTCCGAATGGCAGGCGACGTCATATGGAAACAGACCAGATGCATATCACAAGGAAAAAGAACGTATTGGCAAGGCTATTTGGCAAAGGGTTCAAGATGGGTGTCCTGAATTAAGAGATGGTGTGAGCCTTGTTGATGTGGCAACTCCTTTGACAATGCAGCACTGGGTAGCGAGCCCTACAGGTAGTTTGTATGGTGTACGGCATTGCATTGATCAGATTTCCCCGATGCCTATGACAAAAGTTAAGGGACTTGGTTTGGCTGGTCAATCTGTTCTTCTTCCGGGAGTTCTTGGCGCAATGGTTTCTGCCTTTGTAACCTGCGGGTGCTTGGTCGGGATGAAAGAACTGCATAAGGAGTTACGGGCATGTATTCGAGAAGAGTAG
- a CDS encoding beta-ketoacyl-[acyl-carrier-protein] synthase family protein, with protein MYRVAITGVGIVSCLGNDRETVASALYEGRSGIVSDPERIELGFASSLTGAIDFSPKKYLTRKQRKTMPDFAVQAYAAVADALEHASLAPEELRNDMTGLVFGCDSSGLTAVEQVDLLRERGETCLIGSGHVFRAMTSTVTLNLNSILGTQGACWTISSACASGGNAVGQAADLIALGRQERVICGAAQELNWQSVCSFDGLGAFATNDDPTKASRPFDSQRNGLVPSGGAAAIVLERYDLAVERGAHILGEVCGYGFSSDGEALSVPSSTGLSRAMSMALRNADVQPSDIDYINAHATSTPLGDAAEGQNILRVFGDTTPPVASLKSMTGHELWMTGASQVVYSVLMAEREFLAPNINFGEPDDALKTLNVLQQTKETRVHNILCNSAGFGGTNASLVLRFS; from the coding sequence ATGTATAGAGTCGCTATTACTGGTGTCGGTATTGTCTCTTGTCTTGGTAACGACAGAGAGACGGTTGCGTCAGCGTTATATGAAGGGCGTTCCGGCATTGTATCAGATCCAGAGCGAATCGAACTAGGCTTTGCAAGCTCGCTTACCGGTGCCATCGATTTTTCTCCAAAAAAATATCTCACGCGCAAGCAACGTAAAACAATGCCAGATTTTGCTGTGCAGGCTTACGCTGCAGTGGCAGATGCGTTGGAACATGCCAGTCTTGCTCCTGAAGAGTTGCGGAATGACATGACCGGACTTGTGTTCGGCTGCGACTCAAGCGGCTTAACTGCTGTGGAGCAAGTTGATTTGCTTCGGGAGCGTGGTGAGACCTGTCTTATCGGCAGCGGGCATGTGTTCCGTGCGATGACTTCCACCGTGACACTGAACTTGAATTCCATTTTGGGGACGCAAGGTGCCTGCTGGACCATCAGTTCTGCGTGTGCCAGTGGCGGCAATGCCGTGGGGCAGGCTGCTGACCTTATTGCCCTCGGACGTCAGGAACGAGTTATTTGCGGGGCCGCGCAAGAGCTTAACTGGCAGTCTGTGTGCAGTTTTGATGGGCTTGGGGCTTTTGCCACAAATGATGATCCTACTAAGGCGTCTCGTCCTTTTGACTCTCAACGCAACGGGCTTGTTCCAAGCGGTGGTGCAGCCGCAATTGTTTTGGAACGGTACGATCTTGCGGTTGAGCGTGGCGCACATATTTTGGGCGAAGTCTGTGGGTATGGATTTTCTTCAGACGGCGAAGCTCTTTCTGTACCTAGCTCAACGGGATTATCTCGCGCTATGTCCATGGCGCTCCGCAATGCGGATGTACAACCATCAGACATCGACTATATCAACGCTCATGCGACTTCTACACCTCTGGGCGATGCTGCAGAGGGGCAGAATATTTTACGAGTGTTCGGCGATACAACACCGCCGGTAGCGTCGCTGAAGTCAATGACAGGACATGAACTCTGGATGACTGGTGCATCTCAGGTTGTTTATTCCGTGTTAATGGCTGAACGGGAATTTCTTGCTCCAAACATCAATTTTGGCGAGCCGGATGACGCGCTTAAAACGTTAAATGTTCTTCAACAGACCAAAGAAACTCGCGTTCATAATATATTATGTAATTCCGCTGGATTCGGCGGTACAAACGCCAGTCTTGTTTTGAGATTTTCCTGA
- the fabG gene encoding 3-oxoacyl-ACP reductase FabG, translating into MTFPIALITGASKGIGAATALALAESGYDIWLNYRGDHAAAEQVKAAILEKGRKCTLLPFDVADKDAVRAALEPLLKDAVPYVLVNNAGYTKDGLMMWMDDEDWTGVLDVHLSGFFYVTKCVLTYMLRKREGRIINMVSTSGETGVAGQVNYSAAKSGLIGATKSLAREVAKRNILVNAVSPGFIETDMTDGLPKEKILPMIPVGRMGTVEEVAGVVRFLCSPDAGYITGQVLSVNGGVHM; encoded by the coding sequence ATGACTTTTCCTATTGCGCTTATAACGGGTGCCAGCAAAGGTATCGGTGCAGCAACGGCTCTGGCCCTTGCTGAGTCCGGATACGATATCTGGTTAAATTATCGTGGTGATCATGCTGCTGCTGAACAAGTTAAGGCAGCTATCCTTGAGAAGGGGCGTAAATGTACGCTTTTGCCTTTTGATGTTGCCGATAAAGATGCTGTCAGGGCTGCGTTAGAGCCGTTACTAAAAGATGCTGTTCCGTATGTTCTGGTGAACAATGCTGGCTATACTAAAGATGGCCTGATGATGTGGATGGACGATGAAGACTGGACTGGTGTGCTGGATGTCCATTTGAGTGGTTTCTTCTATGTCACAAAATGTGTGTTGACCTATATGCTTCGCAAGCGTGAAGGCCGCATCATTAATATGGTTTCCACATCTGGTGAGACAGGTGTTGCCGGTCAGGTGAACTATTCCGCTGCAAAATCAGGTCTTATTGGGGCTACAAAATCTCTTGCGCGAGAAGTTGCCAAAAGAAATATTCTGGTAAATGCGGTTTCTCCCGGCTTTATCGAGACCGATATGACAGATGGTCTACCTAAAGAGAAGATCCTTCCAATGATTCCAGTTGGTCGCATGGGAACTGTTGAAGAAGTTGCAGGTGTGGTGCGCTTTTTATGTTCCCCTGATGCAGGATATATCACCGGTCAGGTTCTTTCTGTGAACGGCGGCGTTCACATGTAG
- the torA gene encoding trimethylamine-N-oxide reductase TorA, whose protein sequence is MTMADTHKGISRRRFLELSAFTGFATLLGPSFLTSAYAAGGHDNVLTAAHWGAFRAKVKDGKFVEAVPFSGDKFPNSLVTSSPEYVYSPSRIKYPMVRKGFLEKGKASDTSERGKGEFVRVSWEKALELVSSELHRVKKEHGVSAIYGGSPGWRNLGKLHNSSAALHKLLNLHGGYTSCVGDYSTGASQIVMGYVMGNMEVYSQQSTWPTVIEHSEQIIIWGSDPLTTLKMGWSVPDHEGQEWIEKLKQSGKKIIVIDPIRNDTSEYLHAEHIAPRPNTDVAMMLGMAYTLIEEDLVDVDFLDEYTVGYDKVSSYITGGSDSVAKTPEWASDICGIPASVIRELARSAAKHRTMLMSGWSMQRADHGEQAHWMLVTLASMLGQIGLPGGGFGLAYHYSGAGSPTADAPGLPGFSAGKTPEGMPPAFPVARITDALLEPGKTIDFNGKKVTYPDIKLIYWAGGNPFHHQQDRNKLIKAWRKPETIIVNEMFWTSTARFADIVLPACTNFEQNDIERGGDYSAKYIMPMKKVIDPLYESKSTYEIFSLLAKQMGYGDAFTEGKGEMDWVASFYDSARKQGKNKKLAMPDFSSFWEKNEELKFEVKKEAQNWVRHAEYREEPYMEPLGTASGKIELFSRDIEKMQYDDCPPHASWIEPAEWLGSEKAKQYPLHLLSPHPKNRLHSQMNNVKSLRKKYTVKDREPVLMSVEDAKARNIKDGDIVRVFNDRGQVLAGAKVSDRIRAGVIRLREGGWYDPLNPGEDDSLCKYGHVNVLTLDKGSSKLAQATVANTALVQIEKFKGKIPAVTVFDSPHR, encoded by the coding sequence ATGACAATGGCTGATACCCATAAAGGCATTTCTCGAAGAAGGTTTTTGGAACTTTCCGCTTTTACAGGATTTGCAACGTTGCTTGGGCCTTCTTTTCTTACTTCGGCATATGCCGCAGGCGGGCATGATAATGTTTTGACTGCTGCTCATTGGGGAGCATTTCGAGCCAAGGTCAAAGACGGCAAGTTTGTCGAAGCAGTACCGTTTTCCGGAGATAAGTTTCCGAACTCTTTAGTTACATCTTCACCAGAATATGTTTACTCGCCAAGTCGAATTAAATACCCGATGGTACGAAAGGGCTTTTTAGAGAAGGGAAAGGCAAGTGATACATCCGAGCGTGGCAAAGGAGAATTTGTTCGTGTTAGTTGGGAAAAAGCTCTTGAGTTAGTTTCGTCAGAATTACACAGAGTAAAAAAAGAACATGGTGTCTCTGCCATTTATGGTGGTAGCCCTGGGTGGCGTAACCTTGGAAAATTGCACAACTCTTCCGCAGCATTGCATAAATTGCTTAACCTGCATGGCGGATATACCAGTTGTGTCGGTGACTATAGTACCGGCGCATCTCAGATTGTAATGGGTTATGTGATGGGTAATATGGAGGTTTATAGCCAGCAAAGTACGTGGCCTACAGTAATAGAACATTCAGAGCAGATTATTATTTGGGGTTCGGATCCGCTTACTACCCTGAAAATGGGGTGGTCTGTTCCAGACCATGAAGGACAGGAATGGATAGAAAAACTAAAGCAGTCCGGAAAAAAAATTATCGTAATTGATCCTATTCGCAATGATACCTCCGAGTATTTGCATGCCGAGCATATCGCACCTCGGCCAAATACTGATGTGGCGATGATGCTGGGTATGGCATACACCCTGATCGAAGAAGATTTGGTTGATGTAGATTTTCTTGATGAATATACAGTAGGATACGATAAAGTATCCTCATATATTACAGGCGGTTCTGACTCGGTTGCGAAAACTCCTGAGTGGGCTTCTGATATTTGCGGTATACCTGCAAGCGTTATTCGTGAGCTGGCAAGAAGTGCAGCAAAACATCGTACCATGTTGATGAGCGGTTGGTCTATGCAGCGGGCAGATCATGGTGAGCAGGCTCATTGGATGCTTGTTACACTTGCTTCAATGCTCGGTCAGATCGGGTTGCCAGGTGGAGGCTTCGGTCTTGCTTATCATTACTCTGGAGCAGGTTCACCTACAGCTGATGCACCAGGGCTTCCTGGTTTTAGCGCAGGAAAAACACCGGAAGGCATGCCGCCAGCATTTCCGGTAGCCCGTATTACAGACGCATTGCTCGAACCGGGTAAGACGATCGACTTTAACGGTAAAAAGGTTACATATCCGGACATCAAGCTTATATATTGGGCTGGTGGAAACCCGTTCCATCATCAGCAGGATCGCAACAAGCTTATTAAGGCTTGGAGAAAACCAGAGACAATTATTGTTAACGAAATGTTCTGGACCTCTACAGCTCGTTTTGCAGACATTGTCTTACCGGCATGCACCAACTTTGAGCAAAATGACATTGAGCGTGGAGGCGATTACTCGGCAAAATACATAATGCCGATGAAGAAAGTGATTGATCCTCTTTATGAATCTAAATCAACATACGAAATCTTTTCGCTTCTTGCTAAACAGATGGGATATGGAGATGCCTTTACGGAAGGCAAAGGCGAGATGGACTGGGTTGCATCGTTTTATGATTCTGCACGAAAACAAGGTAAGAATAAAAAACTTGCAATGCCGGACTTCTCATCTTTTTGGGAAAAGAACGAAGAGCTGAAGTTTGAGGTAAAAAAAGAAGCTCAGAATTGGGTCCGCCATGCAGAGTATAGGGAAGAACCGTATATGGAGCCTTTAGGTACAGCATCCGGTAAAATTGAACTCTTTAGTCGTGATATTGAAAAAATGCAGTATGATGACTGTCCGCCGCATGCAAGTTGGATTGAGCCAGCAGAATGGCTTGGTTCGGAAAAAGCAAAACAGTACCCGTTGCACTTACTTAGTCCTCATCCCAAAAATCGTCTTCATTCACAAATGAATAACGTTAAGTCTCTACGTAAAAAGTACACTGTAAAAGATCGTGAACCTGTTTTAATGAGTGTTGAAGATGCAAAAGCACGTAACATTAAAGATGGTGATATTGTACGAGTATTTAATGACCGTGGACAAGTTTTAGCCGGTGCAAAAGTTTCCGATAGAATTAGAGCAGGTGTTATCAGATTACGTGAAGGCGGCTGGTATGATCCGCTTAATCCTGGTGAAGATGATTCCTTATGTAAGTATGGTCATGTGAATGTGCTGACTTTGGACAAGGGGTCTTCAAAACTTGCTCAGGCGACTGTTGCAAATACAGCTCTTGTGCAAATTGAAAAGTTCAAAGGAAAAATACCGGCTGTGACTGTTTTTGATTCTCCGCACAGGTAG
- the torD gene encoding molecular chaperone TorD, with product MKKYEPKLLPEVRSALYCWFSSLLGKELTAEQVFSYQQGEGRDWLASLSQIPEFAPWSSTVEARFKKGDASSISLDMSCEFARLFLGAGGMRSVPPYESVFTSGSASTHQQAETDVRSIMADYGLGVSSDFTEPCDHLAVLLEFMSVLCTEDQMVEEPFVSLARQQLFIKEHLLNWLPEFANMCVQVEPDGFYSLVVKGLVSFVQADAKDLQVALSVPKKDNLITMYQRGERV from the coding sequence ATGAAAAAGTATGAACCAAAGCTTCTTCCTGAAGTGCGTTCTGCCCTATATTGCTGGTTTTCCAGCTTGTTAGGAAAAGAGCTTACAGCGGAACAGGTGTTTTCATATCAACAAGGCGAAGGACGGGACTGGTTGGCTTCGTTATCTCAAATTCCTGAGTTTGCTCCTTGGTCAAGTACTGTTGAAGCCCGTTTTAAGAAGGGAGATGCTTCAAGCATTTCGTTAGATATGTCCTGTGAATTTGCAAGGCTATTTTTAGGGGCAGGCGGCATGAGGTCTGTTCCACCGTATGAGTCTGTATTTACAAGCGGTTCTGCTTCTACACATCAGCAGGCAGAAACGGATGTAAGGTCAATTATGGCTGACTACGGATTAGGTGTCAGTTCTGACTTTACTGAGCCTTGCGATCACTTAGCTGTTCTTCTTGAATTTATGAGTGTGCTTTGTACAGAAGATCAGATGGTGGAAGAGCCTTTTGTTTCTCTTGCCCGTCAACAGCTGTTTATCAAAGAACACTTATTAAACTGGCTCCCTGAGTTCGCCAATATGTGTGTTCAGGTTGAGCCGGACGGTTTTTATTCGTTAGTCGTAAAGGGGCTAGTATCTTTTGTACAAGCAGATGCGAAAGATTTGCAGGTAGCTCTGTCTGTCCCGAAGAAAGATAATCTTATCACTATGTATCAGAGAGGAGAGAGAGTATGA
- a CDS encoding NapC/NirT family cytochrome c, with the protein MTHLFTTKRALLVIGLIVVTCISSAGVFATTNKESGGFCLSCHEMKENVFPAYSKSKHYMSASGVRADCSSCHVPSDFLPMLQRKIVASRELVQSFKGVLDTPEKFDENRLRLAKRVWAEMEANDSRECRECHEQKAFKYDSFKKQDGAKRMQKGLSEGQTCINCHKGITHKLPDMSSGYKLAFEELITLAKEQGISGDIQYPILMMPIYKEKDGKPVGRLLPATQVKVLERADGWLNVLIEGWQQDGVDAMIYEEQGKRIFSAALSKKIRSDVKVHGTQVDPDTEQTWHQVSLTCWIKSENVINSREPLWSYGSEMLSSACSTCHNATPAAHFNANQWIGNLKAMKHNISLSKQEYRFFLKYLQMHASDMNGSH; encoded by the coding sequence TTGACCCATCTGTTTACAACTAAGCGAGCCTTGCTGGTTATTGGCTTGATTGTAGTTACTTGCATTTCCAGTGCAGGTGTTTTTGCCACCACAAATAAAGAGTCTGGTGGATTCTGTCTTTCATGTCATGAGATGAAGGAAAATGTATTTCCTGCGTACAGTAAAAGTAAGCATTACATGAGTGCCTCTGGTGTGCGTGCTGACTGTTCTTCATGTCATGTCCCTTCCGATTTTCTTCCAATGCTTCAACGCAAGATTGTGGCGTCCCGAGAGCTTGTTCAATCTTTTAAAGGAGTTCTTGATACACCTGAAAAGTTTGATGAAAACAGATTACGTCTTGCAAAGCGTGTGTGGGCTGAAATGGAAGCCAATGACTCAAGAGAGTGCCGAGAATGCCATGAGCAAAAGGCATTTAAATATGATTCATTTAAGAAGCAAGACGGTGCAAAACGAATGCAGAAAGGTCTTTCAGAAGGTCAAACCTGCATCAACTGTCACAAAGGCATTACTCACAAGCTTCCGGATATGTCTTCAGGATATAAGCTTGCTTTTGAAGAGCTAATAACTCTGGCTAAAGAGCAGGGGATTAGTGGAGATATCCAGTATCCTATTTTAATGATGCCAATTTATAAGGAGAAAGACGGTAAACCTGTCGGCAGGTTGCTTCCGGCAACACAGGTTAAGGTGTTGGAGCGTGCTGATGGTTGGCTGAATGTATTAATTGAAGGCTGGCAGCAGGATGGTGTTGATGCAATGATTTATGAAGAACAAGGAAAACGTATCTTCAGTGCCGCTCTTTCTAAAAAAATTAGATCTGATGTGAAGGTCCACGGCACCCAAGTTGATCCTGATACTGAGCAGACATGGCATCAGGTAAGTCTTACCTGTTGGATTAAATCTGAAAATGTCATCAACAGCCGTGAACCACTTTGGAGTTACGGTAGTGAAATGTTGAGCAGTGCTTGCAGCACATGTCACAACGCAACACCTGCTGCACATTTTAATGCCAACCAGTGGATAGGTAACTTGAAGGCAATGAAACATAATATTTCTTTGTCAAAGCAAGAGTACCGTTTCTTCCTTAAGTATCTTCAGATGCATGCTTCAGATATGAACGGCAGTCACTAG